Proteins from a genomic interval of Microbacterium abyssi:
- a CDS encoding TIGR03885 family FMN-dependent LLM class oxidoreductase, with protein sequence MVFIGFHASHEQIAPSALLDAVIGAERAGFDGAMCSDHLAPWTRAQGHSGFALSWIAAALACTRFSIGMVNAPGQRYHPVMIAQAFSTLEEMFPGRFWAAMGSGEAINEHVTGDGWPAKHIRNDRLRESVDVIHRLMGGEEVDHDGLVRVHRARVWSLPAEPPPLFATAVSAETAAWAASWAQGLATVVQEPAALRRVVDCYRAAGGAGPCILQVHLSVADRDDVAFAIAREQWSNGLLSPPVTWDLEQPEDFEAAVAGLDEEQLRKAVLIDHDASSLAGRIADLVETGFDRVYLHHVGTEQSRFLDVAETELIPELKERL encoded by the coding sequence GCAGGATTCGACGGAGCGATGTGCTCCGATCACCTCGCGCCCTGGACTCGGGCGCAGGGCCATTCGGGTTTCGCGCTGAGCTGGATCGCCGCGGCGCTGGCCTGCACCCGTTTCTCGATCGGCATGGTCAATGCGCCAGGGCAGCGCTATCACCCTGTGATGATCGCCCAGGCTTTCTCCACTTTGGAGGAGATGTTCCCCGGGCGTTTCTGGGCGGCGATGGGCAGCGGCGAGGCCATCAACGAGCACGTGACAGGCGATGGCTGGCCCGCCAAGCACATCCGCAACGATCGACTGCGGGAGAGCGTCGACGTAATCCACCGTCTGATGGGCGGTGAAGAGGTCGACCACGACGGTCTGGTGCGAGTCCACCGCGCCAGAGTGTGGAGCTTGCCGGCCGAGCCGCCTCCGCTGTTCGCGACCGCCGTGAGCGCTGAGACCGCGGCTTGGGCGGCATCGTGGGCGCAGGGTCTTGCCACGGTCGTTCAGGAACCGGCCGCATTGCGTCGAGTCGTCGACTGTTACCGTGCCGCGGGGGGCGCGGGTCCCTGCATCCTGCAGGTGCATCTCAGCGTGGCGGACCGCGACGACGTGGCGTTCGCCATCGCGCGCGAGCAATGGAGCAACGGTCTGCTGTCACCGCCGGTCACTTGGGATCTTGAGCAGCCCGAGGACTTCGAGGCAGCAGTGGCCGGGCTGGACGAGGAGCAGCTGCGAAAAGCCGTACTGATCGACCACGACGCCTCCTCGTTGGCCGGCCGGATCGCGGATCTGGTGGAGACCGGATTCGACCGCGTGTATCTGCATCACGTCGGCACCGAGCAATCGCGATTCCTGGACGTCGCCGAAACCGAACTGATCCCTGAGCTGAAGGAGCGACTGTGA
- a CDS encoding alpha-amylase family protein, which produces MKITDTSDLWWKTAVVYCLDIETFLDSNGDGIGDLQGLAQRIDYLSQLGVTCLWLMPFYPTPDRDDGYDVRDFYGIDPRLGNHGDLVEVIRTARDRGMRVIVDLVINHTSDRHPWFLAAKRSVNSPFRDYYVWRDDPPPKGQKNAVFPGQADGIWGKDEKSGQWYQHSFYEHQPDLNIANPHVRDEIAKVIGFWLQLGISGFRVDAVPFLLEIPEGAGIPEPHDLLRDLRRFLQRRSSEAILLGEVNLPYEKQVQYFGDEDGDELTMQFDFVAMQALYLSFARRNPAPLIAALRARPALGSEVQWANFLRNHDELTLDKLSESERQEVFDAFAPDERQRVFGRGITRRLPPMLDGDPRRIRMAYSLLFTLPGTPVLFYGEEIGMGENVEVSGREAVRTPMQWSADRNGGFSDAAQSRLVSRPPTDGYAPEHVNVAAQLEDRESLLYFIRTLTSRYRISPELGWGSFEVIDQPAESLLAHSISADVGRLIALHNFAEVPVTTTFRMTDEPEGTTLLDLFEPSHMALGPGGTVELEVPAYGHRWLRVSRPGDGRVT; this is translated from the coding sequence GTGAAGATCACCGACACCAGCGACCTCTGGTGGAAGACCGCAGTGGTCTACTGCCTCGATATCGAGACCTTCCTCGATTCGAACGGCGACGGTATCGGTGACCTGCAAGGACTCGCCCAGCGGATCGATTACCTCTCGCAGTTGGGCGTCACGTGCCTGTGGCTGATGCCGTTCTATCCGACGCCGGATCGTGACGACGGCTACGACGTCAGGGACTTCTACGGTATCGATCCGCGTCTGGGGAACCACGGCGACCTCGTCGAGGTGATCCGCACCGCACGCGATCGCGGGATGAGGGTGATCGTCGACCTGGTGATCAATCACACATCCGACCGCCACCCGTGGTTCCTCGCTGCCAAGCGCAGCGTCAACTCTCCGTTCAGGGACTACTACGTCTGGCGCGACGATCCGCCCCCGAAAGGCCAGAAGAACGCGGTCTTCCCCGGCCAGGCCGATGGCATCTGGGGCAAGGACGAGAAATCGGGACAGTGGTATCAGCACAGCTTCTACGAGCACCAGCCCGACCTGAACATCGCCAACCCGCACGTGCGTGATGAGATAGCGAAGGTCATCGGATTCTGGTTGCAACTGGGCATCTCCGGCTTCCGCGTCGATGCTGTGCCGTTCCTCCTCGAGATCCCTGAGGGAGCCGGCATCCCTGAGCCGCACGACCTGCTGCGCGACCTCCGCCGGTTCCTGCAGCGTCGTTCGAGCGAGGCGATCCTGCTCGGCGAAGTGAACCTGCCTTACGAGAAGCAGGTGCAGTACTTCGGCGACGAAGACGGAGACGAGCTCACCATGCAGTTCGATTTCGTCGCGATGCAGGCGCTGTACCTGTCGTTCGCCCGCAGGAACCCGGCCCCTCTGATCGCGGCACTGCGTGCCCGTCCCGCACTCGGATCGGAGGTGCAGTGGGCGAACTTCCTGCGAAACCACGACGAATTGACCCTCGACAAGCTCAGCGAGAGCGAGCGGCAGGAGGTGTTCGACGCGTTCGCGCCGGACGAACGGCAGCGTGTGTTCGGGCGAGGCATCACGCGGCGCCTCCCTCCGATGCTCGACGGCGATCCGCGCCGGATCCGCATGGCCTACAGCCTGCTCTTCACCCTCCCGGGCACGCCCGTGCTGTTCTACGGCGAAGAGATCGGCATGGGGGAGAACGTCGAGGTCTCCGGCCGCGAAGCCGTGCGGACCCCGATGCAGTGGTCCGCAGACCGCAACGGAGGATTCTCGGACGCCGCGCAGAGCAGGCTCGTGTCCCGTCCGCCGACCGACGGATACGCGCCCGAGCACGTCAACGTCGCCGCGCAGCTCGAGGACCGAGAATCGCTGCTGTACTTCATCCGTACTCTCACGTCGCGCTACCGCATCTCTCCGGAACTGGGGTGGGGCAGCTTCGAGGTGATCGATCAGCCCGCCGAATCACTTCTCGCGCACTCGATCTCCGCCGACGTCGGCCGTCTCATCGCCCTTCACAACTTCGCAGAGGTGCCTGTGACCACCACTTTCCGGATGACCGACGAGCCGGAGGGGACGACCCTCCTCGACCTCTTCGAGCCGTCCCACATGGCGCTCGGCCCCGGTGGGACGGTCGAACTGGAGGTCCCGGCCTACGGTCATCGCTGGCTTCGGGTCTCGCGGCCCGGCGATGGTCGTGTGACATGA
- a CDS encoding carbon-nitrogen hydrolase family protein, whose amino-acid sequence MPSTVAICQFRPTASRADNRARIAELTSDAAARGARLVVFPEYSSFFVDPMDATLAENSETLEGDFVQGLRRTASAHDVTIIAGLVESAGERVRNTLVAVDGTGLRAVYRKQHLYDAFGQTESDWIEAGALDEPQTFDIDGLRVAMMTCYDLRFPEVARTLVDAGADVIVVPAEWVRGALKEHHWTTLLAARAIENTVYVVAADHPTPIGVGHSQIIDPQGVVIAGVGTEEGIAVAEISADAVARVREVNPVLRLRRYRVIPR is encoded by the coding sequence ATGCCGTCGACCGTTGCCATCTGCCAGTTCCGTCCCACAGCGTCGCGCGCGGACAATCGAGCGCGGATCGCGGAGCTGACCTCCGATGCGGCGGCGCGCGGCGCGCGGCTGGTGGTCTTTCCGGAGTACTCGAGTTTCTTCGTCGATCCGATGGATGCGACCCTCGCTGAGAACTCCGAGACGCTCGAGGGCGACTTCGTCCAGGGGCTGCGCCGGACGGCATCCGCGCACGATGTCACGATCATCGCCGGACTCGTCGAGAGCGCGGGGGAGCGGGTGCGCAACACCCTCGTCGCGGTGGACGGCACCGGCCTGCGCGCCGTGTACCGGAAGCAGCACCTGTACGACGCGTTCGGGCAGACCGAGTCGGATTGGATCGAGGCGGGCGCACTCGACGAGCCGCAGACCTTCGACATCGACGGGCTGCGCGTGGCGATGATGACCTGCTACGACCTGCGTTTCCCCGAGGTCGCCCGCACCCTCGTCGACGCTGGAGCGGACGTCATCGTCGTGCCGGCGGAGTGGGTGCGCGGGGCGCTCAAGGAGCATCACTGGACGACGCTGCTCGCCGCGCGCGCCATCGAGAACACCGTGTACGTCGTGGCCGCCGACCACCCCACGCCGATCGGCGTCGGTCACTCGCAGATCATCGATCCGCAGGGCGTCGTGATCGCGGGCGTCGGGACAGAAGAGGGTATCGCCGTCGCGGAGATCAGCGCGGATGCTGTCGCCAGAGTGCGCGAGGTCAACCCCGTGCTGCGGCTGCGGCGCTACCGGGTCATTCCGCGCTGA
- a CDS encoding aminotransferase class I/II-fold pyridoxal phosphate-dependent enzyme, translating to MSAIPGAWRRTAAGAGLLSSDGVVAPTIFAEMSAAAARTGAINLGQGFPDEDGPAEVLEAARDAIARGVNQYPPGRGFPDLLAAIGEHQHRFYGLEVDPATEVIVTAGATEALTATLLALIDSPHDEVVVFEPYYDSYAAAVALAGARLRTVPLRLPDLQPDLEVLAASVTDRTRIILVNDPHNPTGAVFTPQVQAEIVRLAEKHDAIIVTDEVYEHLTFTGPHVPLATLAGAAERTLTISSGGKTFSTTGWKIGWVHGPADLITAVLTVKQYLTYVNGSAFQPAIAVGLRMPDAFFADAAATLKHKHEVLGGGLRAAGFEVIPPQGGYFTVADATPLGGADAAAFCRALPEKAGVVAIPLSAFVSPAHQGDYAGLVRFAACKRVEVLEDAAARLAAARF from the coding sequence ATGAGTGCTATTCCCGGCGCCTGGCGGCGCACTGCGGCGGGGGCGGGCCTGCTTTCCTCGGATGGCGTCGTCGCGCCCACCATCTTCGCAGAGATGTCTGCGGCGGCGGCGCGAACCGGTGCGATCAATCTCGGGCAGGGGTTCCCCGACGAGGATGGCCCTGCCGAGGTGCTCGAAGCGGCGCGGGACGCGATCGCCAGAGGCGTGAACCAGTACCCGCCGGGGCGCGGGTTCCCCGATCTGCTCGCGGCGATCGGCGAGCACCAGCACCGGTTCTACGGGCTCGAGGTCGACCCCGCGACCGAGGTCATCGTCACCGCCGGAGCCACGGAGGCCCTGACGGCGACGCTGCTGGCTCTGATCGACTCGCCGCACGACGAGGTCGTCGTCTTCGAGCCGTACTACGACTCGTACGCCGCCGCTGTCGCGCTCGCGGGTGCGCGGTTGCGCACCGTCCCCCTGCGGCTGCCGGATCTTCAGCCGGATCTCGAGGTGCTCGCGGCATCGGTCACCGACCGCACACGCATCATCCTCGTGAACGACCCGCACAATCCGACCGGCGCGGTCTTCACGCCCCAGGTGCAGGCCGAGATCGTGCGGCTGGCCGAGAAGCACGACGCGATCATCGTCACCGACGAGGTCTACGAGCACCTCACGTTCACGGGTCCGCACGTGCCGCTGGCGACGCTGGCCGGCGCCGCGGAGCGGACGCTGACGATCTCGTCGGGCGGCAAGACTTTCTCGACGACCGGGTGGAAGATCGGCTGGGTGCACGGGCCGGCCGATCTCATCACCGCGGTGCTGACCGTCAAGCAGTACCTCACATACGTGAACGGGTCGGCGTTCCAGCCCGCGATCGCCGTCGGACTGCGGATGCCGGATGCCTTCTTCGCGGATGCCGCAGCCACCCTCAAGCACAAGCACGAGGTCCTCGGGGGCGGTCTGCGCGCTGCCGGTTTCGAGGTCATCCCGCCGCAGGGTGGATACTTCACGGTCGCGGACGCAACGCCGCTGGGAGGAGCGGATGCCGCCGCCTTCTGCCGCGCGCTGCCGGAGAAGGCCGGAGTCGTCGCGATCCCGTTGAGCGCGTTCGTCAGCCCTGCACACCAGGGAGATTACGCCGGGCTCGTGCGCTTCGCCGCGTGCAAGCGCGTCGAGGTGCTCGAGGATGCCGCCGCGCGCCTGGCTGCTGCGCGGTTCTGA
- a CDS encoding S1C family serine protease, producing the protein MNHDNTPDQPSSPEQPAPQASGTGSGHDMPAAFTSPSATPNQPGWAGSQHPAPTGSTAQGAAFGVPTPADPHAHAVPVTPYAAGSHEQTTPVTPLATRTTEKKPFGAGKVAALIVAASLVGGAAGLGGSYLGSTLWAQPVGSTATGPEAITVNNPGSVNETTAIATEVLPSVVTIQAAGSSESGSGSGVVLSDDGYVLTNTHVVTLGGAEANPTIRVTTSDGHIYNAEIVGTDPIYDLAVIKLEGATDLAPIEFADSSELNVGSTAVAVGAPLGLSNSVTTGIVSALNRSIQIASSALPDSAAEDAPQDEGDQGGSPFQFDLPGTEQQSASQSISISVIQTDAAINPGNSGGALVDSEGRLIGINVAIATAGAAEESGSIGVGFSIPSNIAKRVSDEIIENGSATHGLLGATVQDATSVESAEVAGAVIVETTGGGAAADGGLESSDIVTQFNGLPITGATDLTAQVRAAAAGSEATVTYVRDGETFEATVTLGELDL; encoded by the coding sequence ATGAACCACGACAACACCCCCGACCAGCCCTCGTCCCCCGAGCAGCCTGCGCCGCAGGCCTCAGGCACGGGTTCCGGCCACGACATGCCCGCCGCGTTCACGTCGCCCTCCGCGACGCCGAATCAGCCCGGCTGGGCCGGGTCACAGCACCCGGCGCCGACCGGCAGTACCGCGCAGGGAGCCGCGTTCGGCGTCCCGACGCCGGCTGACCCGCACGCGCACGCGGTTCCGGTCACCCCCTACGCCGCGGGTTCGCACGAGCAGACCACGCCGGTCACGCCCCTCGCGACGAGGACCACGGAGAAGAAGCCGTTCGGTGCAGGCAAGGTCGCGGCGCTGATCGTCGCCGCATCCCTCGTCGGCGGCGCAGCCGGCCTCGGCGGCAGCTATCTCGGCAGTACTCTCTGGGCGCAGCCGGTCGGCAGCACCGCGACAGGGCCCGAGGCGATCACGGTCAACAACCCGGGATCGGTGAACGAGACCACGGCCATCGCGACCGAGGTGCTCCCGTCCGTGGTCACCATCCAGGCCGCGGGTTCCAGTGAATCGGGCAGCGGCTCCGGTGTCGTCCTGAGCGACGACGGCTACGTGCTCACGAACACGCACGTCGTGACCCTCGGCGGTGCCGAGGCGAACCCGACCATCCGCGTCACGACCTCCGACGGTCACATCTACAACGCCGAGATCGTCGGTACCGACCCGATCTACGACCTGGCCGTCATCAAGCTCGAGGGCGCGACGGATCTCGCGCCGATCGAGTTCGCGGACTCGTCAGAACTCAACGTCGGCTCCACCGCGGTGGCCGTCGGCGCTCCGCTGGGACTGTCGAACTCGGTCACCACCGGCATCGTCAGTGCGCTGAACCGCAGCATCCAGATCGCCTCTTCCGCGTTGCCGGACTCGGCAGCCGAGGACGCTCCGCAGGATGAGGGCGACCAGGGCGGCAGCCCGTTCCAGTTCGATCTTCCCGGCACAGAGCAGCAGAGCGCGAGCCAGTCGATCTCGATCTCGGTCATCCAGACGGATGCCGCGATCAACCCCGGGAACTCCGGTGGTGCACTGGTCGACAGCGAGGGCAGGCTCATCGGCATCAACGTCGCCATCGCGACCGCCGGCGCCGCGGAGGAATCCGGTTCCATCGGCGTCGGCTTCTCGATCCCGTCGAACATCGCCAAGCGCGTGTCGGACGAGATCATCGAGAACGGCTCGGCGACCCACGGCCTGCTGGGCGCGACCGTGCAGGATGCCACGTCCGTCGAGAGCGCGGAGGTCGCCGGTGCGGTGATCGTCGAGACGACCGGCGGCGGTGCCGCAGCCGACGGAGGACTCGAGAGCAGCGACATCGTCACGCAGTTCAACGGCCTCCCGATCACGGGGGCGACCGACCTCACGGCGCAGGTCAGGGCCGCGGCCGCCGGCAGCGAGGCGACCGTCACTTACGTGCGCGACGGTGAGACGTTCGAGGCGACGGTGACGCTCGGCGAGCTCGATCTCTGA
- a CDS encoding CDP-glycerol glycerophosphotransferase family protein, with the protein MASFSFGSGNAAKLLRIPLYAAGRIGTLLVPRGTRWVFGCGAGVGDGALALWRVAEAEGHDAVWLAASDREHRDAAALGIPTIRKQSLRGWWATARAGVLVVTHGQGDVNRYAASGAFIVQLWHGIPLKRIGLDSLATTQVPNVPGARLLRRLVELLYRATAQRITLMPAASERSRGRLESAFALGDAKVVVTGEPRVDVLSAGTAEERRSAASALLEEATGPLPEGARRVLYAPTWRDGGDDPAVPTAAEWVRIVALLEQRNAVLFVRSHPLGAGAYRSPLPTARVRMLGSDVMNDVTPALPGIDVLITDYSSLAYDVGLLGMPVLYLAPDAEEYARTRGFYGRYEDIAGADAAVDWNGLLDQLDGLLTDETAFAMRSTASSTLSAQLHAHRDGQNTRRVYRAMRARGIPAPRGAG; encoded by the coding sequence GTGGCGTCCTTCTCTTTCGGCTCCGGCAACGCGGCCAAGCTGCTGCGGATCCCGCTGTATGCCGCCGGACGCATAGGCACTCTCCTCGTGCCGCGTGGAACCCGCTGGGTGTTCGGCTGCGGCGCCGGCGTGGGGGACGGCGCACTCGCGCTGTGGCGCGTGGCCGAGGCCGAGGGGCACGACGCCGTCTGGCTCGCAGCCTCCGATCGCGAGCATCGGGACGCCGCCGCGCTCGGCATCCCGACGATCCGCAAGCAGTCCCTGCGGGGCTGGTGGGCGACCGCGCGTGCGGGCGTGCTGGTCGTGACACACGGGCAGGGCGACGTGAACCGCTACGCCGCCTCCGGAGCGTTCATCGTGCAGCTCTGGCACGGCATCCCGCTCAAGCGCATCGGACTCGATTCGCTCGCGACCACCCAGGTGCCGAACGTGCCGGGAGCGCGACTGCTGCGCCGCCTGGTCGAACTCCTGTACCGCGCGACGGCGCAGCGCATCACGTTGATGCCCGCCGCGTCCGAGCGCTCTCGCGGGCGGCTCGAATCCGCCTTCGCTCTCGGGGACGCGAAGGTCGTCGTGACCGGCGAGCCCCGTGTCGACGTGCTGTCGGCCGGCACCGCTGAGGAACGGCGGTCCGCGGCATCCGCTCTGCTGGAGGAGGCGACCGGACCGCTGCCCGAGGGCGCTCGCAGGGTGCTGTACGCGCCGACCTGGCGCGATGGCGGCGACGACCCCGCCGTGCCGACCGCGGCGGAGTGGGTGCGCATCGTCGCCCTGCTCGAGCAGCGCAATGCTGTGCTGTTCGTGCGCTCGCATCCGCTCGGCGCGGGCGCGTACCGGTCGCCGCTGCCGACCGCACGGGTGCGGATGCTGGGATCCGACGTCATGAACGACGTTACACCGGCGCTACCGGGGATCGACGTGCTGATCACGGACTACTCATCGCTGGCGTACGACGTCGGGCTCCTCGGGATGCCGGTGCTGTATCTCGCGCCCGACGCTGAGGAGTACGCCCGTACGCGCGGCTTCTACGGGCGCTACGAGGACATCGCCGGGGCGGATGCCGCGGTCGACTGGAACGGGCTGCTGGACCAGCTGGACGGCCTGCTGACGGACGAGACCGCGTTCGCGATGCGTTCGACGGCATCCAGTACGCTCAGCGCACAGTTGCATGCGCATCGTGACGGGCAGAACACCCGGCGCGTGTACCGAGCCATGCGCGCGCGGGGGATCCCCGCGCCGAGAGGAGCAGGATGA
- a CDS encoding CDP-glycerol glycerophosphotransferase family protein: MTTARIDEQTESLVIAGTGSRPSEGTLAGSRARVLGKITGGGKTWKATFPLQAARWGGAELPLPSGAYELSIDGVDLTGIEAEPRVLPGVRISLQGAHVVIAPPLDPVHETSDGQSALEERYVAQSGGDENAVFFESFYGQSAGCNPGAIDRELAARAPGVTRYWSVVDLSVPVPDGAIAVVEGSPEWWRARGAARLLIVNDWLRRRFARKAGQRVVQTWHGTPLKRLALHRPGFDPRRMAAVIKESRRWDVLLAQNIYAERILKKAYAFFGKPIWTDGYPRNDTLVTGDGAATREALGIGPEEKVLLYAPTWRDDRSEIVDFVDPQLLAEQADAVVLVRGHSRTLRPGKDHTGARVIDVTGFPDTTRLLLAADALITDYSSVMFDFSVTGKPMFFLVPDLEHYRGQLRGFYFDLAHRAPGPLVGSQDELVAAVIDDSVPGRFAERYAAWRRQFNGRDDGHAAERVVSRILDLGYLTP, translated from the coding sequence ATGACGACCGCCCGCATCGATGAGCAGACCGAGAGCCTGGTCATCGCCGGCACGGGTTCGAGACCCTCTGAGGGGACGCTCGCAGGATCTCGCGCGCGCGTCCTCGGGAAGATCACCGGCGGTGGCAAGACCTGGAAGGCGACGTTTCCGCTGCAGGCGGCGCGCTGGGGTGGCGCCGAGCTGCCGCTCCCGTCAGGCGCGTACGAGCTCAGCATCGACGGCGTGGATCTCACCGGAATCGAGGCGGAGCCCCGGGTGCTGCCGGGGGTTCGGATCTCACTTCAGGGCGCACACGTCGTGATCGCACCTCCGCTGGATCCGGTCCACGAGACGAGCGACGGGCAATCGGCGCTCGAGGAGCGCTACGTCGCGCAATCCGGCGGCGACGAGAACGCCGTGTTCTTCGAGAGCTTCTACGGCCAGAGCGCGGGATGCAACCCCGGGGCGATCGATCGCGAGCTCGCCGCGCGCGCGCCGGGCGTCACGCGGTACTGGAGCGTCGTCGACCTGTCGGTGCCGGTCCCGGACGGGGCGATCGCCGTCGTCGAGGGCAGCCCGGAGTGGTGGCGGGCCAGGGGAGCGGCACGGCTGCTGATCGTGAACGACTGGCTGCGGCGCCGATTTGCACGCAAGGCCGGGCAGCGGGTGGTGCAGACCTGGCATGGCACGCCGCTCAAGCGGCTCGCGCTGCATCGCCCGGGATTCGACCCGAGGCGGATGGCGGCCGTGATCAAGGAGTCGCGGCGGTGGGATGTGCTGCTCGCGCAGAACATCTATGCCGAGCGCATCCTCAAGAAGGCGTACGCCTTCTTCGGCAAGCCCATCTGGACGGACGGCTATCCCCGCAACGACACGCTCGTCACCGGCGACGGCGCGGCGACTCGCGAAGCCCTCGGCATCGGCCCGGAGGAGAAGGTGCTGCTGTACGCGCCGACCTGGCGCGACGATCGCAGCGAGATCGTCGACTTCGTCGATCCCCAGCTTCTCGCCGAGCAGGCGGATGCGGTCGTGCTGGTGCGCGGACACTCGCGAACCCTTCGGCCGGGCAAGGACCACACCGGTGCGCGTGTGATCGACGTCACAGGATTCCCCGACACCACCCGGCTGCTGCTCGCGGCGGATGCGCTCATCACGGACTACTCCTCGGTGATGTTCGACTTCAGCGTCACGGGCAAGCCGATGTTCTTCCTCGTTCCCGACCTCGAGCACTACCGGGGGCAGCTGCGCGGGTTCTACTTCGACCTCGCCCACCGCGCGCCGGGGCCGCTGGTCGGCTCGCAGGACGAGCTCGTGGCCGCCGTGATCGACGACTCGGTGCCCGGCAGGTTCGCCGAGCGGTATGCGGCGTGGCGGCGGCAGTTCAACGGCCGCGACGACGGTCACGCCGCCGAGCGCGTGGTCTCCCGCATCCTCGACCTCGGCTACCTCACCCCGTAG
- a CDS encoding glycosyltransferase family 2 protein, with translation MPVLNERAYLEHAVASVLAQELQGPSELVLALGPSTDGTTELARRLADEDDRIRLVENPAAHIPVGLNAAIRASRHPTIVRVDAHSELAPGYAQRALATLERTGAANVGGVMRADGRTPFQRAVARAYNSPIGLGGGAYHGTTHEGEAESAYLGVMRRSVLEQVGLFDESIRRGEDWELNLRIRQAGHKVWLDPQLSVTYWPRESWWRLARQFRATGAWRGELVRRYGRSNGLRFFAPPALVLNVALAVIVGILQLARVLTGVASVVASIIYLPLIAYAVLVAAMALRPGGGRTPRERLWTLAVLPTMHLAWGFGFIAGVLRGARDTVDASRLGTRNTPLP, from the coding sequence ATGCCCGTGCTCAACGAGCGCGCGTACCTCGAGCACGCCGTCGCCTCGGTGCTGGCGCAGGAGCTGCAGGGTCCGAGCGAACTCGTGCTCGCCCTCGGCCCCTCCACCGACGGCACGACGGAGCTCGCCCGGCGCCTCGCAGACGAGGACGACCGGATCCGTCTCGTCGAGAACCCCGCCGCGCACATCCCGGTCGGCCTCAACGCGGCGATCCGCGCCAGCCGCCACCCTACGATCGTGCGCGTCGACGCGCACTCCGAGCTCGCCCCCGGGTACGCGCAGCGGGCGCTGGCGACGCTGGAGCGCACAGGCGCTGCGAACGTCGGCGGGGTGATGCGCGCGGACGGTCGCACACCGTTCCAGCGCGCGGTGGCCCGGGCGTACAACTCCCCCATCGGCCTCGGCGGCGGCGCCTATCACGGCACCACGCACGAGGGCGAAGCGGAGTCCGCCTATCTCGGCGTGATGCGTCGCTCCGTGCTCGAGCAGGTCGGGCTGTTCGACGAGTCGATCAGGCGCGGCGAGGACTGGGAGCTCAATCTGCGCATCCGCCAGGCAGGCCACAAGGTCTGGCTCGATCCGCAGCTGTCGGTGACCTATTGGCCGCGCGAGAGCTGGTGGCGGCTGGCGCGACAGTTCCGCGCGACAGGCGCATGGCGCGGCGAGCTCGTGCGGCGCTACGGCCGCAGCAACGGCCTGCGCTTCTTCGCTCCCCCCGCGCTCGTGCTGAACGTCGCGCTCGCGGTGATCGTCGGCATCCTGCAGCTCGCGCGCGTGCTGACCGGCGTCGCGTCTGTCGTGGCATCCATCATCTATCTGCCGCTGATCGCGTACGCGGTGCTCGTGGCCGCCATGGCGCTCCGACCCGGCGGCGGGCGCACGCCGCGAGAGCGTCTGTGGACCCTGGCCGTGCTGCCGACCATGCACCTGGCCTGGGGGTTCGGCTTCATCGCCGGTGTGCTGCGCGGCGCCAGGGACACCGTGGACGCCTCCCGCCTCGGCACGCGGAACACCCCGCTCCCCTGA